Proteins from a single region of Xenopus laevis strain J_2021 chromosome 9_10S, Xenopus_laevis_v10.1, whole genome shotgun sequence:
- the psmd12.S gene encoding proteasome 26S subunit, non-ATPase 12 S homeolog: MEVDYSSTVDQRLPECERMAGEGRLQEVIEILLSLEKQTRTASDMVSTSRILVAVVKMCYEAKEWDLLNENIMLLSKRRSQLKQAVTKMVQQCCQYVEEITDLPIKLHLIDTLRTVTEGKIYVEIERARLTKTLAAIKEQSGDVKEAASILQELQVETYGSMVKKEKVEFILEQMRLCLAVKDFIRTQIISKKINTKFFQEENTEKSKLNYYNLMIQVDQHEGSYLSICKHYRAIYDTPCILAESDKWQHALKSVVLYVILSPYDNEQSDLVHRISTDKKLEDIPKYKDLLKLFTTMELMRWSTLVEDYGKELREGSLDSTATDVFSYSEEGEKRWKDLKNRVVEHNIRIMAKYYTRITMKRMAQLLDLSIDESEEFLSSLVVNKTIYAKVDRLAGIINFQRPKDPNDLLNDWSQKLNSLMSLVNKTTHLIAKEEMIHNLQ; encoded by the exons GAAGGACGCTTGCAGGAAGTGATTGAGATCCTCTTGTCTCTGGAAAAGCAGACTAGAACA GCTTCTGATATGGTGTCAACCTCCCGAATCTTAGTGGCAGTAGTTAAGATGTGCTATGAAGCCAAAGAATGGGACCTGCTCAACGAGAACATTATGCTTCTGTCCAAGAGGAGGAGTCAGCTCAAACAG GCTGTAACCAAGATGGTCCAGCAGTGCTGTCAGTATGTGGAGGAGATCACAGACCTTCCCATCAAACTGCACCTCATTGACACACTCCGGACAGTTACAGAGGGAAAG ATTTATGTGGAAATTGAGCGTGCTCGCCTAACCAAAACCCTTGCTGCTATCAAGGAACAGAGCGGGGATGTTAAGGAGGCAGCCTCCATTCTGCAGGAGTTACAG GTGGAGACCTATGGATCCATGGTGAAGAAAGAGAAGGTGGAATTTATACTGGAGCAGATGCGCCTTTGTCTGGCTGTTAAAGACTTTATCCGAACCCAAATCATTAGCAAGAAAATAAACACCAAATTTTTCCAAGAGGAGAACACTGAG AAATCGAAGCTAAATTATTACAACTTAATGATTCAAGTGGACCAGCATGAGGGATCTTATCTATCTATATGCAAGCACTACCGGGCCATCTATGATACCCCCTGTATCCTAGCTGAGAGTGACAAATGGCAGCAT GCCCTAAAGAGTGTGGTGCTGTATGTCATTCTGTCTCCTTACGACAATGAGCAATCTGACCTGGTCCATAGGATCAGCACTGATAAAAAACTGGAAGATATTCCCAAGTACAA GGATTTGTTGAAACTGTTCACCACAATGGAGCTTATGCGTTGGAGCACACTGGTAGAAGATTATGGGAAAGAGCTGAGGGAAGGCTCCCTTGACAGTACAGCCACTGATGTGTTTTCCTACAGTGAGGAGGGGGAAAAGCGCTGGAAAGATCTAAAGAACCGGGTGGTTGAACAT aaTATAAGAATAATGGCTAAATATTATACTAGGATTACTATGAAGCGGATGGCACAACTGCTAGACCTTTCCATAGAT GAGTCTGAGGAGTTCCTGTCCAGTCTGGTTGTTAACAAGACTATATATGCTAAAGTAGACAGGTTGGCTGGAATTATAAACTTTCAGAGACCAAAGGACCCCAATGATCTTCTCAATGACTGGTCCCAGAAACTAAACTCCTTGATGTCCTTGGTAAACAAGACAACACATCTCATAGCTAAAGAAGAGATGATCCACAATCTTCAATGA